In the Wyeomyia smithii strain HCP4-BCI-WySm-NY-G18 chromosome 2, ASM2978416v1, whole genome shotgun sequence genome, one interval contains:
- the LOC129724462 gene encoding peptidyl-prolyl cis-trans isomerase Fkbp12, protein MGVEVIPISNGDQSTFPKTGQVAVVHYTGTLDNGTVFDSSRTRGKPFRFTVGRGEVIRGWDEGVAQMSVGQRAKLVCSPDYAYGSRGHPGVIPPNATLTFDVELLRVE, encoded by the exons ATGGGCGTTGAAGTCATTCCAATCTCCAACGGAGACC AATCTACCTTCCCAAAGACCGGCCAGGTTGCGGTGGTTCACTACACCGGCACGCTGGATAACGGAACTGTGTTCGATTCTTCCCGCACCCGTGGAAAACCCTTCCGATTCACCGTAGGCCGCGGTGAGGTCATCCGTGGATGGGACGAAGGTGTTGCTCAG ATGTCGGTCGGACAACGTGCCAAACTGGTTTGTTCGCCGGATTACGCGTACGGCAGTCGCGGTCACCCGGGGGTTATTCCCCCGAACGCTACCTTGACCTTCGACGTTGAACTGTTACGAGTCGAATAA
- the LOC129723071 gene encoding protein EFR3 homolog cmp44E isoform X2 yields MMGCCGCCSALRPRYKRLVDNIFPVNPEDGLVKSNMEKLTFYSLRSPEKLDRIGEYLYQRASKDINRKRYKFVEIAMEAMDLLLMACHAQILNLFVESFLRMVQKLMEDINPTLQIMATNSFVRFANIEEDTPSYHRRYDFFISKFSSMCFGNNEDLELRDSIRMAGIKGLQGVIRKTVSDDLVENIWEKHHMEKIVPSLLYNMQSGSESKSVDQEATPSTPPVLAEAVLRELVSRASFGHIRAVLKPLLTHLDNHKLWVPNRFAIDTFRIVMISIQPQYSYTVVETLMAHLDQNLTSSPKTRTSLAVVLSKIIAIAAGESVGPSALDIINNLLTHLKTSVSTQHESTPEETQYQEALINALGEFANHHPDYQKIEIMLFIMNTVPDLSKKSKGDHLLQNILLKSLLKVGTQYRTVSFEKAFPVSFLQPLLKMARASSVSIRVIVMQILQQLLDRHQNQHLLSAISISNISTLTVEQPSRSDILFTHKYGSNMLQAVIDGMSQENNVEVLRSSYNTAGLMIVEMACGETVQEFLLFVLGIQQVALTEVELSPKHRCNLHSIAISLLILTGRCTGTSTIVEYADKVIQARMEEATYLLPPLMDNDKPAPSTLNTSLPHLMIDKLAIAECLQQAGLEHNRVQTGTPYSLHQSDMSAHRHSWVDTSAPRNSIVDNYNDIESISSSPGVQKRSLASDYNFESMKRVLAEPTEAAKREAQERQVAIGRTFREMAFEDLIRRTEPQHEVIQNRLNEIFNSLAAERQISCGNQLMLNSATSAVDGAKVSQQRVIYENNFPELFFY; encoded by the exons ATGATGG GTTGCTGTGGTTGCTGCTCGGCACTGAGGCCACGCTACAAGCGCCTTGTGGATAACATATTTCCCGTCAACCCGGAAGATGGCCTGGTCAAATCAAACATGGAAAAGCTTACTTTCTACTCGCTCCGATCGCCCGAGAAGCTGGACCGCATCGGAGAGTATCTGTATCAGCGGGCCTCTAAGGACATCAACCGCAAGCGGTATAAATTTGTTGAGATCGCCATGGAGGCTATGGATCTGCTACTGATGGCGTGTCATGCTCAGATTCTAAATCTTTTCGTTGAGAGCTTCTTGCGGATGGTGCAAAAGCTGATGGAGGACATCAACCCAACTTTGCAGATTATGGCGACCAATTCATTCGTGCGATTTGCTAACATCGAAGAAGATACGCCCTCCTACCACCGACGGTACGATTTCTTCATCTCCAAGTTTAGTTCGATGTGCTTCGGGAACAACGAGGACCTGGAATTGCGGGACAGTATTAGAATGGCCGGCATTAAAGGTCTCCAAGGGGTGATTAGAAAGACTGTTTCAGATGACCTGGTGGAAAATATTTGGGAGAAACATCATATGGAAAAAATAGTCCCATCGTTGCTCTATAACATGCAATCCGGCAGCGAGAGCAAGTCGGTGGATCAGGAAGCAACTCCATCGACACCGCCCGTTTTGGCGGAGGCAGTTTTACGCGAACTGGTGTCACGAGCATCCTTTGGTCACATCCGTGCCGTGCTGAAACCCCTACTAACCCATTTGGATAATCACAAGCTGTGGGTTCCGAATCGCTTCGCTATCGATACTTTCCGCATTGTCATGATCTCAATTCAACCGCAGTACTCGTACACTGTGGTTGAAACACTGATGGCACACCTGGATCAGAATCTTACGTCATCTCCAAAAACTCGCACTTCATTGGCGGTTGTGCTTTCTAAAATCATCGCAATCGCCGCAGGCGAAAGTGTCGGTCCTTCCGCACTGGACATCATCAACAATCTCCTTACCCATCTAAAGACTTCGGTCAGCACTCAACACGAATCCACTCCAGAGGAGACGCAATATCAGGAAGCGCTTATCAACGCGCTTGGCGAGTTTGCTAATCATCATCCAGACTATCAAAAGATTGAAATCATGCTTTTCATCATGAACACCGTTCCGGATCTTTCGAAGAAAAGCAAAGGAGATCACCTTTTGCAAAACATTCTGCTAAAATCGCTTCTAAAAGTCGGTACCCAATATCGTACCGTTTCCTTCGAAAAAGCTTTCCCCGTGTCCTTCCTGCAGCCTCTGCTGAAGATGGCACGCGCTTCTTCGGTCTCCATCCGGGTTATTGTGATGCAAATCCTCCAGCAGCTGCTCGATCGACACCAGAATCAACATCTGCTGAGTGCCATCAGCATCAGTAACATTTCGACCCTAACGGTGGAACAACCCTCCCGTTCGGATATTCTGTTTACGCACAAATACGGCTCCAACATGCTGCAGGCCGTCATCGACGGAATGTCTCAGGAAAATAACGTGGAAGTACTACGCTCGTCATACAACACAGCTGGCCTGATGATAGTCGAAATGGCATGCGGAGAGACGGTTCAGGAATTCTTACTGTTTGTGCTCGG AATTCAACAAGTTGCCCTTACTGAGGTTGAACTGTCGCCCAAACATCGTTGCAATCTGCACAGCATCGCCATTTCTCTGTTGATTTTGACTGGCCGCTGCACTGGAACATCCACCATAGTTGAATACGCGGATAAAGTCATACAGGCACGCATGGAAGAGGCAACCTATCTTCTGCCACCGTTGATGGACAATGACAAGCCAGCTCCCAGCACTCTGAACACGAGCCTTCCCCACCTGATGATCGATAAGCTGGCAATCGCCGAATGCCTGCAGCAGGCCGGTCTTGAGCACAACCGGGTACAAACCGGAACGCCCTACTCGCTGCACCAATCAGATATGTCCGCTCATCGACACTCGTGGGTTGATACCA GTGCTCCCCGCAACAGCATCGTGGACAACTACAACGACATCGAATCCATCAGCAGCTCGCCGGGAGTTCAGAAGCGTTCACTCGCCTCGGACTACAACTTCGAATCGATGAAACGAGTCCTCGCGGAACCAACGGAGGCAGCCAAACGGGAAGCCCAAGAACGGCAGGTGGCTATCGGACGCACCTTCCGCGAGATGGCCTTCGAGGATCTGATACGGCGAACCGAACCACAGCACGAGGTCATCCAGAACCGGTTAAATGAAATTTTCAACTCATTGGCCGCCGAACGGCAGATCAGCTGTGGGAACCAGTTGATGCTGAACTCTGCGACGTCGGCAGTCGACGGAGCAAAGGTCAGCCAGCAGCGGGTTATCTACGAGAATAACTTCCCGGAGCTGTTCTTCTACTAG
- the LOC129723071 gene encoding protein EFR3 homolog cmp44E isoform X1 produces the protein MAGMIRCCFEPVEMPEFLDSFVKKCTEGCCCGCCSALRPRYKRLVDNIFPVNPEDGLVKSNMEKLTFYSLRSPEKLDRIGEYLYQRASKDINRKRYKFVEIAMEAMDLLLMACHAQILNLFVESFLRMVQKLMEDINPTLQIMATNSFVRFANIEEDTPSYHRRYDFFISKFSSMCFGNNEDLELRDSIRMAGIKGLQGVIRKTVSDDLVENIWEKHHMEKIVPSLLYNMQSGSESKSVDQEATPSTPPVLAEAVLRELVSRASFGHIRAVLKPLLTHLDNHKLWVPNRFAIDTFRIVMISIQPQYSYTVVETLMAHLDQNLTSSPKTRTSLAVVLSKIIAIAAGESVGPSALDIINNLLTHLKTSVSTQHESTPEETQYQEALINALGEFANHHPDYQKIEIMLFIMNTVPDLSKKSKGDHLLQNILLKSLLKVGTQYRTVSFEKAFPVSFLQPLLKMARASSVSIRVIVMQILQQLLDRHQNQHLLSAISISNISTLTVEQPSRSDILFTHKYGSNMLQAVIDGMSQENNVEVLRSSYNTAGLMIVEMACGETVQEFLLFVLGIQQVALTEVELSPKHRCNLHSIAISLLILTGRCTGTSTIVEYADKVIQARMEEATYLLPPLMDNDKPAPSTLNTSLPHLMIDKLAIAECLQQAGLEHNRVQTGTPYSLHQSDMSAHRHSWVDTSAPRNSIVDNYNDIESISSSPGVQKRSLASDYNFESMKRVLAEPTEAAKREAQERQVAIGRTFREMAFEDLIRRTEPQHEVIQNRLNEIFNSLAAERQISCGNQLMLNSATSAVDGAKVSQQRVIYENNFPELFFY, from the exons GTTGCTGTGGTTGCTGCTCGGCACTGAGGCCACGCTACAAGCGCCTTGTGGATAACATATTTCCCGTCAACCCGGAAGATGGCCTGGTCAAATCAAACATGGAAAAGCTTACTTTCTACTCGCTCCGATCGCCCGAGAAGCTGGACCGCATCGGAGAGTATCTGTATCAGCGGGCCTCTAAGGACATCAACCGCAAGCGGTATAAATTTGTTGAGATCGCCATGGAGGCTATGGATCTGCTACTGATGGCGTGTCATGCTCAGATTCTAAATCTTTTCGTTGAGAGCTTCTTGCGGATGGTGCAAAAGCTGATGGAGGACATCAACCCAACTTTGCAGATTATGGCGACCAATTCATTCGTGCGATTTGCTAACATCGAAGAAGATACGCCCTCCTACCACCGACGGTACGATTTCTTCATCTCCAAGTTTAGTTCGATGTGCTTCGGGAACAACGAGGACCTGGAATTGCGGGACAGTATTAGAATGGCCGGCATTAAAGGTCTCCAAGGGGTGATTAGAAAGACTGTTTCAGATGACCTGGTGGAAAATATTTGGGAGAAACATCATATGGAAAAAATAGTCCCATCGTTGCTCTATAACATGCAATCCGGCAGCGAGAGCAAGTCGGTGGATCAGGAAGCAACTCCATCGACACCGCCCGTTTTGGCGGAGGCAGTTTTACGCGAACTGGTGTCACGAGCATCCTTTGGTCACATCCGTGCCGTGCTGAAACCCCTACTAACCCATTTGGATAATCACAAGCTGTGGGTTCCGAATCGCTTCGCTATCGATACTTTCCGCATTGTCATGATCTCAATTCAACCGCAGTACTCGTACACTGTGGTTGAAACACTGATGGCACACCTGGATCAGAATCTTACGTCATCTCCAAAAACTCGCACTTCATTGGCGGTTGTGCTTTCTAAAATCATCGCAATCGCCGCAGGCGAAAGTGTCGGTCCTTCCGCACTGGACATCATCAACAATCTCCTTACCCATCTAAAGACTTCGGTCAGCACTCAACACGAATCCACTCCAGAGGAGACGCAATATCAGGAAGCGCTTATCAACGCGCTTGGCGAGTTTGCTAATCATCATCCAGACTATCAAAAGATTGAAATCATGCTTTTCATCATGAACACCGTTCCGGATCTTTCGAAGAAAAGCAAAGGAGATCACCTTTTGCAAAACATTCTGCTAAAATCGCTTCTAAAAGTCGGTACCCAATATCGTACCGTTTCCTTCGAAAAAGCTTTCCCCGTGTCCTTCCTGCAGCCTCTGCTGAAGATGGCACGCGCTTCTTCGGTCTCCATCCGGGTTATTGTGATGCAAATCCTCCAGCAGCTGCTCGATCGACACCAGAATCAACATCTGCTGAGTGCCATCAGCATCAGTAACATTTCGACCCTAACGGTGGAACAACCCTCCCGTTCGGATATTCTGTTTACGCACAAATACGGCTCCAACATGCTGCAGGCCGTCATCGACGGAATGTCTCAGGAAAATAACGTGGAAGTACTACGCTCGTCATACAACACAGCTGGCCTGATGATAGTCGAAATGGCATGCGGAGAGACGGTTCAGGAATTCTTACTGTTTGTGCTCGG AATTCAACAAGTTGCCCTTACTGAGGTTGAACTGTCGCCCAAACATCGTTGCAATCTGCACAGCATCGCCATTTCTCTGTTGATTTTGACTGGCCGCTGCACTGGAACATCCACCATAGTTGAATACGCGGATAAAGTCATACAGGCACGCATGGAAGAGGCAACCTATCTTCTGCCACCGTTGATGGACAATGACAAGCCAGCTCCCAGCACTCTGAACACGAGCCTTCCCCACCTGATGATCGATAAGCTGGCAATCGCCGAATGCCTGCAGCAGGCCGGTCTTGAGCACAACCGGGTACAAACCGGAACGCCCTACTCGCTGCACCAATCAGATATGTCCGCTCATCGACACTCGTGGGTTGATACCA GTGCTCCCCGCAACAGCATCGTGGACAACTACAACGACATCGAATCCATCAGCAGCTCGCCGGGAGTTCAGAAGCGTTCACTCGCCTCGGACTACAACTTCGAATCGATGAAACGAGTCCTCGCGGAACCAACGGAGGCAGCCAAACGGGAAGCCCAAGAACGGCAGGTGGCTATCGGACGCACCTTCCGCGAGATGGCCTTCGAGGATCTGATACGGCGAACCGAACCACAGCACGAGGTCATCCAGAACCGGTTAAATGAAATTTTCAACTCATTGGCCGCCGAACGGCAGATCAGCTGTGGGAACCAGTTGATGCTGAACTCTGCGACGTCGGCAGTCGACGGAGCAAAGGTCAGCCAGCAGCGGGTTATCTACGAGAATAACTTCCCGGAGCTGTTCTTCTACTAG